A portion of the Rhodococcus pseudokoreensis genome contains these proteins:
- a CDS encoding VOC family protein, with the protein MTSSVGITSDTVLFVGGDTPGGRAFYALAMDHGRGSDSPGQRISFVSAGDVPVPPQGCWVPCFGTDDHVAAGSRALDLGARPAGTVPVDGLDQPVYAAPDGALFGLTDVPGSRPHSQRLGDVAFVDLYTPLAEEAAAYYAQTLSCHLIDEPAPSPGNYRLLVSADRPVAGVVDMLDVLPSAVPPHWIPFLRVLDLEAEVARLSDLGARVRVPATDSAMGPFAVLVDPFGVAFGLQTPVSDDLLRKYAAIRR; encoded by the coding sequence ATGACCAGCAGTGTCGGGATCACCTCGGACACCGTACTTTTCGTGGGCGGCGACACACCTGGCGGCCGGGCGTTCTACGCCCTCGCCATGGACCACGGGCGTGGCAGTGACAGCCCTGGGCAGCGCATCTCGTTCGTATCGGCCGGTGATGTTCCCGTACCACCGCAGGGGTGTTGGGTGCCCTGCTTCGGTACCGACGACCACGTGGCCGCCGGTAGCCGGGCGCTCGACCTGGGGGCACGTCCAGCCGGCACCGTGCCCGTCGACGGCCTGGACCAGCCCGTGTACGCCGCGCCCGACGGGGCGCTGTTCGGGCTGACCGACGTTCCCGGTTCCCGACCGCACAGTCAGCGGCTTGGAGACGTGGCCTTCGTCGACTTGTACACGCCACTGGCCGAAGAGGCAGCGGCCTACTACGCCCAGACGCTGTCCTGCCACTTGATCGACGAGCCTGCGCCCAGCCCGGGCAACTACCGCCTGCTGGTGTCCGCGGATCGACCCGTGGCCGGTGTTGTGGACATGTTGGACGTCCTGCCTTCTGCCGTTCCGCCACACTGGATCCCGTTCCTACGAGTCCTCGATCTGGAAGCGGAGGTCGCACGTCTGAGCGACCTCGGTGCGCGAGTCCGGGTGCCGGCCACCGACTCTGCAATGGGCCCGTTCGCCGTGCTCGTCGACCCGTTCGGGGTCGCCTTCGGGCTGCAGACCCCGGTGTCCGACGATCTCCTGAGGAAATACGCCGCCATCCGGAGATGA
- a CDS encoding PucR family transcriptional regulator: protein MTSADPELADHRMLADTLTAERPLHALVNALHGISAAPVAVIDLRGGVLVSVPARTEWPAEELVAASPSTGDAVADCVLRPVELEGEPVAVLCARGQDVPPALFSFAATLAGIELSRRHAVLSGRRELLGQILEDVIAGQSSEQETARRLGEHGLDAGKAHEVVVGSVACPPRRLRSYPWNLHTLLSQQHDPHLRAIVHDRVVLVVPEGAGLFVARLCHEHLSSLGSDARVGVSKARVGVRGLRLGYFEARNALAEGYGVHVHRIQDLATALLIAGIEAGLPLRDLAAEALAPLLDYDQKHGTALVNTLRRYLAEDGAPAATATALFVHRNTLRNRLRLIEELTGRDIDSPSSRTHFWLATTCWELGSTADLSSLLDGRGPQ, encoded by the coding sequence ATGACGTCGGCCGACCCCGAACTCGCCGACCACCGGATGCTGGCCGACACACTGACCGCCGAACGGCCACTGCATGCACTGGTGAACGCGCTACACGGGATCTCGGCCGCGCCGGTGGCCGTGATCGACCTACGTGGTGGCGTATTGGTCAGCGTGCCTGCGCGGACCGAGTGGCCGGCCGAAGAACTGGTCGCTGCCTCACCTTCGACCGGGGACGCGGTCGCCGACTGCGTGCTCCGGCCGGTGGAGCTGGAAGGCGAGCCGGTCGCCGTGCTGTGCGCGCGTGGACAGGACGTGCCCCCTGCGCTGTTCTCGTTCGCCGCGACGCTGGCCGGTATCGAACTGTCGCGCCGTCACGCCGTCTTGAGCGGACGTCGGGAGCTACTCGGCCAGATCCTGGAAGACGTCATCGCCGGTCAGTCCAGCGAACAGGAGACCGCACGGCGGCTCGGCGAGCACGGCCTGGACGCCGGGAAAGCGCATGAGGTCGTCGTCGGGTCCGTGGCCTGTCCGCCTCGGCGGCTCCGCTCCTACCCGTGGAACCTGCACACTCTGCTGAGCCAGCAACACGACCCGCACCTGCGGGCAATCGTGCACGACCGCGTCGTCCTGGTCGTCCCCGAGGGAGCCGGACTGTTCGTGGCGCGGCTGTGCCACGAACACCTTTCCAGCCTGGGCTCGGATGCCCGTGTGGGGGTCAGCAAAGCGCGCGTCGGAGTACGTGGACTGCGGTTGGGCTACTTCGAGGCGCGCAACGCCCTCGCCGAGGGCTACGGTGTGCATGTGCACCGGATCCAGGACCTGGCTACAGCGCTGCTTATCGCAGGCATCGAAGCCGGTCTGCCACTGCGTGATCTGGCGGCCGAGGCACTGGCCCCGCTCCTCGACTACGACCAGAAGCATGGCACCGCTCTGGTGAACACACTCCGCCGTTACCTGGCCGAGGACGGAGCACCGGCGGCAACCGCCACGGCACTGTTCGTGCACCGCAACACCTTACGCAACCGGCTCCGACTGATCGAGGAGCTCACCGGCCGTGACATCGATTCGCCGAGCAGTCGCACCCACTTCTGGCTGGCCACGACCTGCTGGGAGCTAGGCTCCACCGCAGATCTGTCGTCACTTCTCGACGGGCGGGGACCACAATGA